Proteins encoded by one window of Enterococcus saccharolyticus subsp. saccharolyticus:
- the rnpA gene encoding ribonuclease P protein component encodes MRKAYRVKKEKEFQKVFQTGQSFANRKFVVYVLPKEQPHFRVGISVGKKIGNAVARNAVKRKIRASIFDMKDMINPHLDFIVIARPSVSTLSSQEVYSNLLHVFKLAKIIS; translated from the coding sequence ATGAGAAAGGCATATCGAGTCAAAAAAGAGAAAGAATTTCAAAAAGTTTTTCAAACAGGACAATCATTTGCGAATCGCAAATTTGTGGTCTATGTTTTACCTAAAGAACAACCACATTTTCGCGTAGGAATTTCTGTCGGAAAAAAAATCGGTAATGCAGTTGCCCGAAATGCCGTTAAACGCAAAATTCGAGCCAGTATTTTCGATATGAAAGACATGATCAATCCACATTTGGATTTTATCGTCATCGCTAGACCATCCGTTTCAACTTTATCTTCCCAAGAAGTGTACTCGAATTTGTTGCATGTATTTAAACTTGCAAAAATAATCAGTTAA